In Salinigranum marinum, one DNA window encodes the following:
- a CDS encoding TIGR00341 family protein — translation MRFIHARVPRTDVDAVLDVLSEEHIDHVVTEEVGGGDGDGAVVVQFPLPAQAVETVLNDLRDAGLDDSFTVIANAETAATPHFAELEERFVEKGEEDDAVVPEEIRSKARNLNPGARTYYAMTLLSVVVATVGLLLDSPAIVVGSMVIAPQVGAALTASVGVAFSDERMVRDGLGAQVLGLGLAVASATALGWVLRSTAFVSGAVDVTTIAQLSSRTSPGVLSLLVGVCAGAAGAFGLSTDLPVSLVGVAVAAALIPAAAAVGVGLAWGYPAVAVGAGVLLVVNILTITASGAVALWYLGYRPEAWRERTPRGALRSGALNATLVAGVCIVVVTGLVGAAVAEQSAFENTANAAVEEVLDDPGHRALSLLSVSVEFGGFGVASSPREVTVRLRRPADESYAALPGRFAGRISAATGADVTVSVEFVESATATARARTEAASDVRRIDPSQHAHPVEPGDRSNVISAPQSGHDGGSSPSTSRSNSRSLQS, via the coding sequence ATGCGGTTCATTCACGCCCGGGTCCCCCGAACGGACGTCGACGCCGTACTCGACGTGCTCTCGGAGGAGCACATCGATCACGTCGTGACCGAGGAGGTCGGCGGCGGCGACGGCGACGGCGCGGTGGTGGTCCAGTTTCCCCTCCCGGCACAGGCGGTCGAGACGGTCCTCAACGACCTCCGCGACGCCGGCCTCGACGACTCGTTCACCGTCATCGCCAACGCCGAGACGGCGGCGACGCCGCACTTCGCCGAACTCGAAGAGCGGTTCGTCGAGAAGGGCGAGGAGGACGACGCCGTCGTCCCCGAGGAGATCAGGTCGAAGGCGCGGAACCTCAATCCCGGCGCGCGGACGTACTACGCCATGACGCTGTTGAGCGTGGTGGTCGCGACGGTCGGGCTCCTGCTGGACTCGCCCGCCATCGTCGTCGGGTCGATGGTGATCGCCCCGCAGGTCGGGGCGGCGCTGACGGCCAGCGTCGGCGTGGCGTTCAGCGACGAGCGGATGGTACGCGACGGCCTCGGCGCACAGGTGCTCGGGCTGGGTCTCGCGGTCGCCAGCGCGACGGCGCTTGGATGGGTCCTCCGCTCGACCGCGTTCGTCTCCGGCGCGGTCGACGTGACGACAATCGCACAGCTCAGCAGCCGGACGTCGCCGGGCGTGCTCTCGCTCCTCGTAGGTGTCTGCGCCGGTGCGGCCGGGGCGTTCGGCCTCTCGACCGACCTCCCGGTGTCGCTCGTCGGCGTCGCCGTCGCCGCGGCGCTCATCCCGGCGGCGGCCGCCGTCGGCGTCGGCCTCGCGTGGGGCTACCCCGCCGTGGCCGTGGGCGCGGGCGTCCTCCTCGTGGTGAACATCCTGACGATCACCGCGAGCGGGGCGGTCGCGCTCTGGTATCTGGGCTACCGACCCGAGGCGTGGCGCGAGCGCACCCCGCGCGGGGCGCTCCGGTCGGGCGCGCTGAACGCGACGCTCGTGGCTGGCGTCTGTATCGTGGTCGTGACGGGACTGGTCGGGGCGGCCGTCGCGGAGCAGAGCGCGTTCGAGAACACGGCGAACGCCGCCGTCGAGGAGGTGTTAGACGATCCGGGACACCGGGCGCTCTCTCTCCTGTCGGTCTCGGTCGAGTTCGGCGGGTTCGGGGTGGCGTCGTCCCCGCGGGAGGTGACGGTCCGGCTCAGGCGGCCGGCCGACGAGTCGTACGCGGCGCTCCCCGGACGGTTCGCCGGCCGGATCAGCGCCGCGACGGGGGCTGACGTGACCGTCTCGGTCGAGTTCGTGGAGTCGGCGACCGCGACGGCGCGGGCGAGGACGGAAGCGGCGAGCGACGTCCGACGGATCGATCCGTCTCAGCACGCACACCCGGTCGAGCCGGGCGACCGCTCGAACGTCATCTCCGCGCCGCAGTCGGGACACGACGGCGGGTCCTCGCCCTCGACGTCGAGGTCCAACAGCCGCTCGTTGCAGTCGTGA
- a CDS encoding SRPBCC family protein, with the protein MAEVERSRFVRATPAELARRLSPETIVAAEGSFEVRRVDDSGDSGDSGDSNDDATVVTVGGGGLSFDLRFERRPDGYYYTQVGDAGPFESMETWLRSTRENEGSRLTARSAVSLAVPLPFADRLAAWKRGGELDRALDALASSVE; encoded by the coding sequence ATGGCCGAGGTGGAACGCTCGCGATTCGTCCGAGCCACGCCCGCCGAACTCGCTCGCCGGCTCTCCCCCGAGACGATCGTCGCGGCCGAGGGGAGCTTCGAGGTCCGCCGCGTCGACGACTCCGGCGACTCCGGCGACTCCGGCGACTCCAACGACGACGCGACCGTGGTCACGGTCGGCGGCGGCGGCCTCTCGTTCGACCTCCGCTTCGAGCGGCGGCCGGACGGCTACTACTACACGCAGGTCGGCGACGCGGGTCCGTTCGAGTCGATGGAGACGTGGCTCCGTTCGACCCGCGAGAACGAGGGGTCACGCCTCACCGCGCGGTCCGCGGTGTCGCTCGCGGTGCCGCTCCCGTTCGCCGACCGACTCGCCGCGTGGAAACGCGGCGGCGAACTCGACCGCGCGCTAGACGCGCTCGCCTCGTCTGTCGAGTGA
- the upp gene encoding uracil phosphoribosyltransferase, which produces MPIEDRDNAYLITHALAKDTLSRLRDVETEQVAFRKGLVKLGRICGYEIIDGAMETEYVTLQTPLEETTGERVKGLEDVVIINVLRAATPFVEGLLKAFPRAKQGVISAGRDEEAGMNEEGEFPITIDYVKLPEISEKDTVIVADPMLATGSTMCAVLDHVLDNAAEPTDLFVLSAVSAPDGLLRVGEEYPHADLLTVAIDDYLDDDGYIVPGLGDAGDRAFRTT; this is translated from the coding sequence ATGCCGATCGAAGACCGCGACAACGCGTATCTCATCACACACGCGCTGGCAAAGGACACGCTCTCGCGCCTGCGAGACGTCGAGACCGAACAGGTCGCCTTCCGGAAGGGGCTCGTGAAACTGGGTCGCATCTGTGGCTACGAGATCATCGACGGCGCGATGGAGACCGAGTACGTCACGCTCCAGACGCCCCTCGAAGAGACCACCGGCGAGCGGGTGAAAGGGCTGGAAGACGTCGTCATCATCAACGTGCTCAGAGCGGCGACGCCGTTCGTCGAGGGGCTGTTGAAGGCGTTCCCCCGGGCGAAACAGGGCGTCATCTCCGCCGGCCGCGACGAGGAGGCCGGGATGAACGAGGAGGGCGAGTTCCCCATCACCATCGACTACGTCAAACTCCCCGAGATCAGCGAGAAAGACACCGTCATCGTCGCCGATCCGATGCTCGCGACGGGGAGTACGATGTGTGCGGTCCTCGACCACGTGCTGGATAACGCCGCCGAACCCACCGACCTGTTCGTCCTCTCGGCCGTGTCCGCGCCCGATGGCCTGCTCCGCGTCGGCGAGGAGTACCCACACGCGGACCTGCTCACCGTCGCGATCGACGACTACCTCGACGACGACGGCTACATCGTCCCGGGGCTCGGCGACGCCGGCGACCGCGCGTTCCGGACGACATGA
- a CDS encoding DUF7569 family protein, with protein MNDGPRSDGGRSGEPCDDCGEPVSDALARTVRVTVDRAELHSHRLCPDCFAGWVDRYDREMRPASTGEGDSEIIVD; from the coding sequence ATGAACGACGGCCCGCGCTCGGACGGGGGCCGCTCCGGGGAGCCGTGCGACGACTGCGGCGAACCCGTCTCGGATGCCCTCGCGCGCACCGTCCGCGTGACCGTCGACCGCGCGGAACTCCACAGCCACCGGCTCTGTCCCGACTGTTTCGCCGGCTGGGTCGACCGCTACGACCGCGAGATGCGGCCCGCATCGACGGGCGAGGGCGACTCCGAGATCATCGTCGACTGA
- a CDS encoding TAXI family TRAP transporter solute-binding subunit, with protein MDRKKFNRRDFLAATGTAAIAGLAGCAGGDGGDGGDGGAETDTETESGEMETETETESGDGGSGGTNRISWHAGGTGGTYFPLSNEFKDVIESNADGITVQVQSTGASVENVGSLARGDADFALIQNDVAFFAANGSGIDAFEGNAVDNLRGVATLYPETIHIVTLADTGIESPSDLSGATINTGDLGSGTQVNANQILEALGITDYSEQNTGFSQASDQLKNGDIDAAFVVGGYPVGAIEELGATEDVRIVPIEGDDRTSVKDAAPFYADDEVPEGTYGLDSAVPTVAVQAMIATNAEQPEDLVETVTAAIFDNVDSLTIKTDFISAESAQDGMSIDLHPGAQAYFG; from the coding sequence ATGGACCGAAAGAAGTTCAACAGACGCGACTTCCTCGCAGCGACAGGGACCGCCGCAATCGCCGGCCTCGCCGGCTGTGCCGGTGGCGACGGCGGCGATGGTGGCGACGGGGGTGCCGAAACCGACACCGAGACCGAGTCCGGCGAGATGGAGACCGAAACCGAGACCGAGTCCGGCGACGGCGGCTCCGGTGGAACCAACCGCATCTCGTGGCACGCCGGCGGCACCGGCGGGACGTACTTCCCGCTCTCGAACGAGTTCAAGGACGTCATCGAGTCGAACGCCGACGGCATCACGGTCCAGGTGCAGTCGACCGGTGCCTCCGTGGAGAACGTCGGTTCGCTCGCCCGCGGCGACGCCGACTTCGCGCTCATCCAGAACGACGTCGCGTTCTTCGCGGCGAACGGCTCGGGCATCGACGCGTTCGAGGGCAACGCCGTCGACAACCTCCGCGGCGTCGCGACGCTGTACCCCGAGACGATCCACATCGTGACGCTCGCCGACACGGGTATCGAGAGCCCCTCGGACCTCTCCGGGGCGACGATCAACACCGGCGACCTCGGCTCGGGGACGCAGGTCAACGCGAACCAGATCCTCGAAGCGCTCGGCATCACCGACTACTCCGAGCAGAACACCGGCTTCTCGCAGGCCTCCGACCAGTTGAAGAACGGCGACATCGACGCGGCGTTCGTCGTCGGCGGCTACCCGGTCGGCGCCATCGAGGAACTCGGCGCGACCGAGGACGTCCGCATCGTCCCCATCGAGGGCGACGACCGGACGTCGGTCAAGGACGCCGCACCGTTCTACGCGGACGACGAGGTGCCCGAGGGCACCTACGGCCTCGACTCGGCCGTCCCGACCGTCGCCGTCCAGGCGATGATCGCGACCAACGCCGAACAGCCCGAGGACCTCGTCGAGACGGTCACGGCGGCCATCTTCGACAACGTCGACTCGCTCACCATCAAGACGGACTTCATCTCCGCGGAGTCCGCCCAGGACGGCATGTCGATCGACCTGCACCCGGGCGCGCAGGCGTACTTCGGCTGA
- a CDS encoding DUF1850 domain-containing protein has translation MDHQRRLRAVVAVSVVLLLAVGGAAATSLPAGQALVVETADSGDELLRVPVEENTTVALEYTHSVEKTRVLDGYAVRGGELVMTRMEFQSYGWGLPARVNVSQENGSFVFDPDGSYEELYVKPGRIAGHELHVGDRTYDLVALSDANSVRIYIADRTLVEVALAMTRS, from the coding sequence ATGGATCATCAACGCAGACTACGCGCCGTCGTCGCCGTCTCGGTAGTGTTGTTGCTCGCCGTCGGTGGCGCAGCCGCCACCTCCCTGCCCGCGGGCCAGGCGCTCGTCGTCGAAACGGCCGACAGCGGCGACGAACTGCTCCGCGTGCCCGTCGAGGAGAACACCACCGTGGCGCTCGAGTACACCCACAGCGTCGAAAAGACGCGCGTGCTCGACGGGTACGCCGTCCGCGGAGGCGAACTGGTGATGACGCGGATGGAGTTCCAGTCGTACGGCTGGGGCCTGCCGGCGCGGGTGAACGTGAGCCAGGAGAACGGCTCGTTCGTCTTCGACCCCGACGGCTCGTACGAGGAGTTGTACGTCAAGCCCGGCCGGATCGCCGGTCACGAACTCCACGTGGGAGACCGGACCTACGACCTCGTCGCGCTCTCGGACGCGAACTCAGTGCGTATTTATATCGCGGACCGAACTCTCGTTGAAGTTGCGCTCGCGATGACCCGATCATGA
- a CDS encoding TRAP transporter fused permease subunit, with the protein MTDSDPDRPDVPDRDGSDDGEHPRRADDGAADGSDTTDPGGIDTDADTDTEELSDAEAEEILEGIERKRTLSGAAALAVSVIGIAFSLFQIWLAARGFIFELSIPLVGEVSLGSLQLLQVNSIHVAFALVLAFLLFPPSDGEGKLASRLAWVVPTLETRFGTDSPVTRVAAACRRVLHWLFVDADRERVTPVDLALILLATLTAAYMVLDFSEIQRLRVLGLEAGRTIAEVYPYLAVPIDVVSATGIPLNEVSYAFFLGAMGTLLVLEATRRALGVYLMLIVASFIVYARWGFLITPDMPLIGVLSIPEGSWANIVQNLWYNTENGVFGIPVTVSVQFIYIFILFGAFLEMSGAGQWFIELAYAATGTRKGGPAKASILASGFMGTISGSSIANTVTTGAFTIPLMKRSGYRAEFAGAVEASASSGGQILPPVMGAAAFLMIEFIGVPFADIIIAATIPAIVFFFGVWVMVHLEASRAGIGGLSRDDVVDIVTHLKSGWFYLVPLLLLLYYLLVERLTVARSAWFTLVAIMALLALVAAYNERTRVPLVGTIAVLFVAELASFLTRGVDFLGLLTGATAEPLPLGEALLAAGGSLGSLVVLVSLAFMLVYPNGDAPLLNFDEAVDTASERLAGALSRPDLASSRPFRYVTFIGKSMDAGARTSTEVVVAVAAAGIIPGVVSATGLGPNLTALIKAVAGGSIVLLLLFTAIASIILGMGMPTTVTYIILVSLLGPAIAESSTIPLLAAHLFILYFGVIADITPPVAVAAYAASGVAKSNPFRTGTKAFSLSLNKAIVPFAFALTPGILLLRGQNQDFRVLNAADVSELTYFLPEVVIPIIGVFVGVVALGATVIGFFYAPVSRRERVLFAVSAFLLMAPLLVLNAATDVLGVVGIARNVGEPIVVDLGLRAAGAVLFGALTLKNRAASEKQPPQPTGRAEATD; encoded by the coding sequence ATGACCGACTCAGACCCGGACCGACCCGACGTACCGGACCGAGACGGCTCCGACGACGGGGAACACCCCCGCAGAGCCGACGACGGAGCCGCAGACGGAAGCGACACGACGGACCCCGGAGGGATCGACACCGACGCCGACACCGACACCGAGGAGCTGAGCGACGCCGAGGCCGAGGAGATCCTCGAAGGGATCGAGCGGAAACGGACGCTGTCGGGGGCGGCCGCCCTCGCCGTCAGCGTCATCGGGATCGCGTTCTCGCTGTTTCAGATCTGGCTCGCCGCCCGCGGCTTCATCTTCGAGCTCTCGATACCGCTCGTGGGCGAGGTGAGCCTCGGCTCGCTCCAGTTGCTTCAGGTCAACTCGATCCACGTCGCCTTCGCGCTCGTGTTGGCGTTCCTCCTGTTCCCGCCGAGCGACGGCGAGGGGAAACTCGCCAGCCGACTCGCGTGGGTGGTACCGACGCTCGAAACGCGGTTCGGGACCGACAGCCCCGTGACGCGGGTCGCCGCGGCGTGTCGCCGCGTCCTCCACTGGCTGTTCGTCGACGCCGACCGCGAGCGCGTGACGCCCGTCGACCTCGCGTTGATCCTGCTGGCGACGCTCACCGCGGCGTACATGGTGCTGGACTTCAGCGAGATCCAGCGCCTCCGCGTCCTCGGGCTCGAAGCCGGGCGGACCATCGCCGAAGTGTACCCGTACCTCGCGGTCCCGATCGACGTCGTCAGCGCGACCGGCATCCCGCTGAACGAGGTGTCGTACGCCTTCTTCCTCGGGGCGATGGGAACCCTGCTCGTCCTCGAGGCGACGCGGCGCGCCCTCGGCGTCTATCTCATGCTCATCGTCGCGTCGTTCATCGTCTACGCCCGCTGGGGCTTTCTCATCACCCCCGACATGCCGCTCATCGGCGTGCTCTCGATTCCCGAAGGAAGCTGGGCGAACATCGTCCAGAACCTCTGGTACAACACCGAAAACGGGGTGTTCGGCATCCCAGTCACCGTGTCGGTGCAGTTCATCTACATCTTCATCCTCTTCGGGGCGTTCCTGGAGATGTCCGGTGCGGGCCAGTGGTTCATCGAACTCGCCTACGCCGCGACGGGCACCCGGAAGGGTGGCCCGGCCAAGGCGAGCATCCTCGCGTCGGGCTTCATGGGCACCATCTCGGGGTCCTCGATCGCCAACACGGTGACGACGGGCGCGTTCACTATCCCGTTGATGAAGCGCTCGGGCTACCGCGCCGAGTTCGCGGGGGCGGTCGAGGCCTCGGCCTCGTCGGGCGGACAGATCCTGCCGCCGGTGATGGGAGCGGCCGCGTTCTTGATGATCGAGTTCATCGGCGTCCCCTTCGCCGACATCATCATCGCGGCGACGATCCCCGCCATCGTCTTCTTCTTCGGTGTCTGGGTGATGGTCCACCTCGAAGCCTCGCGGGCGGGGATCGGGGGCCTCTCACGCGACGATGTCGTCGACATCGTGACCCACCTCAAGTCGGGGTGGTTCTACCTCGTCCCCCTCCTGCTTCTGTTGTACTACCTCCTCGTCGAACGGCTGACGGTGGCGCGGTCGGCGTGGTTCACGCTGGTCGCGATCATGGCGCTCTTGGCCCTGGTCGCCGCCTACAACGAACGGACGCGCGTCCCGCTCGTCGGCACGATCGCCGTGCTCTTCGTCGCGGAACTCGCGTCGTTCCTCACCCGCGGCGTCGACTTCCTGGGCCTCCTGACCGGTGCGACCGCCGAGCCGCTCCCGCTGGGCGAGGCGCTCCTGGCCGCCGGGGGGTCGCTGGGGAGCCTCGTCGTCCTCGTGAGCCTCGCGTTCATGCTCGTCTACCCGAACGGCGACGCGCCGCTGTTGAACTTCGACGAGGCCGTCGACACCGCCAGCGAGCGGCTCGCCGGGGCGCTCTCGCGGCCCGATCTCGCGTCGTCGCGACCGTTCCGGTACGTCACGTTCATCGGCAAGTCGATGGACGCCGGCGCGCGCACCTCCACGGAGGTCGTGGTCGCGGTCGCCGCCGCGGGCATCATCCCCGGCGTCGTGAGCGCCACGGGGCTGGGACCGAACCTGACGGCGCTGATCAAAGCCGTCGCCGGGGGCTCGATCGTCCTCTTGCTTCTGTTCACCGCGATCGCCTCGATCATCCTCGGGATGGGGATGCCGACGACCGTGACGTACATCATCCTCGTCTCGCTCCTCGGTCCGGCCATCGCCGAATCGTCGACGATCCCGCTCTTGGCGGCGCACCTGTTCATCCTCTACTTCGGCGTCATCGCCGACATCACGCCGCCGGTGGCGGTGGCCGCCTACGCCGCCTCGGGGGTGGCGAAGTCCAACCCGTTCAGGACGGGGACGAAGGCGTTCTCGCTCTCGCTCAACAAGGCGATCGTCCCCTTCGCGTTCGCGCTCACGCCGGGCATCCTCCTGCTCCGCGGGCAGAACCAGGACTTCCGCGTGCTCAACGCCGCCGACGTCTCCGAGCTCACGTACTTCCTCCCCGAGGTCGTGATCCCCATCATCGGGGTGTTCGTCGGCGTCGTCGCCCTCGGCGCGACCGTCATCGGCTTCTTCTACGCGCCGGTGAGCCGCCGCGAGCGTGTGCTGTTCGCCGTCTCGGCGTTCCTCCTGATGGCCCCCTTGCTCGTGCTCAACGCCGCGACCGACGTGTTGGGCGTCGTCGGCATCGCGCGGAACGTCGGCGAACCGATCGTCGTCGACCTCGGGCTGCGGGCCGCGGGCGCAGTGCTGTTCGGCGCGCTCACGCTGAAGAACCGGGCCGCGAGCGAGAAACAGCCGCCGCAGCCGACGGGACGCGCGGAAGCGACCGATTGA